The Serpentinimonas maccroryi genome has a segment encoding these proteins:
- the prmB gene encoding 50S ribosomal protein L3 N(5)-glutamine methyltransferase yields the protein MTLSELHQTACARLQAAPLAYGQGTLNAHDEAAWLLLWRLGLPPDSALDARPVEPEQAQAVLALIDERIASRRPAAYLTRQTWLQGVPFYVDERSIVPRSLIAELLAAAAGADCLDDWLGAHTQRALDLCCGNASLAVLAALAWPEVQIDAADICPDALAVARINLERHGLQERVRLIESDGWAALPERYDLVLCNPPYVSRASMDALPPEFCAEPALALDGGLCGGRDGMDFIRSLLAQAAAHLNPEGVLVLEIGHERAHFERAFPGLPAHWLQTSAGPDAVLLLTRQALDCWQATPSAVPPAATPASSGGPQA from the coding sequence ATGACCCTGTCCGAACTTCATCAAACCGCCTGCGCGCGCCTGCAGGCCGCCCCACTGGCCTACGGCCAAGGCACCCTCAACGCCCACGACGAAGCCGCTTGGCTGCTGTTGTGGCGCCTGGGCCTGCCGCCCGACAGCGCGCTCGATGCGCGGCCGGTCGAGCCCGAGCAGGCGCAAGCGGTGCTGGCCCTGATCGACGAGCGCATCGCCTCGCGCCGCCCCGCCGCCTACCTCACGCGCCAGACCTGGCTGCAAGGCGTGCCCTTTTATGTCGATGAGCGCAGCATCGTGCCGCGCAGCCTGATCGCCGAGCTGCTGGCCGCTGCCGCCGGGGCCGACTGCCTCGACGACTGGCTGGGCGCGCACACCCAGCGCGCGCTCGACCTGTGCTGCGGCAACGCCAGCCTGGCGGTGCTGGCGGCGCTGGCCTGGCCCGAGGTGCAAATCGACGCCGCCGACATCTGCCCCGACGCGCTGGCGGTGGCGCGCATCAACCTCGAGCGCCACGGCCTGCAAGAGCGCGTGCGCCTGATCGAGTCCGACGGCTGGGCCGCCCTGCCCGAGCGTTACGACCTGGTGCTGTGCAACCCGCCCTACGTCAGCCGCGCCAGCATGGACGCGCTGCCGCCCGAGTTCTGCGCCGAGCCGGCGCTGGCGCTCGACGGCGGGCTGTGCGGCGGCCGCGACGGCATGGACTTCATCCGCAGCCTGCTGGCACAAGCCGCCGCGCACCTCAACCCCGAAGGCGTGCTGGTGCTCGAGATCGGGCACGAACGCGCGCACTTCGAACGCGCCTTTCCCGGCCTGCCCGCGCACTGGCTACAAACCAGCGCCGGGCCCGACGCGGTGCTGCTGCTCACACGCCAGGCGCTGGACTGCTGGCAGGCCACACCCTCGGCCGTACCCCCAGCCGCAACCCCAGCCTCTAGCGGCGGGCCCCAAGCATGA
- a CDS encoding PAS domain S-box protein: MPDGEAERLRALRALGVLDSAAEERFDRITRLARALFDVPIALISLVDAERQWFKSRLGVEATETERAVSFCGHAILESGIFEIPDTLQDPRFAHNPMVTGEPHIRYYAGAPLVVDGGDTVGMLCIQDRRPRLLSPAQRTALRDLADCAQAELQAQRRQLTQSDDLPLHLLDPTERRSGFAAVLERLLALSASAYGFIGEVLHAADGQPNLKTYAITDIAWDAASKAHFAAMAPKGLEFTNLRTLFGAALTSGEPVFSNQPVTDPRRGGLPPGYPALDAFVGIPLHHGGHLVGLVGLANRPGGYAPALLDFLHPLLERIGLWIAASRNAEQLRASQERLANLERVAHIGCWTLDLQSGRLVWSDELYRLFGLEPGVFAATYPAFLELVHPEDRAAVETAYNASLQPGHAGYEIVHRIVRRSDGAIRHIHEQIQHRRNEAGAVIESFGTAQDVTERELAAQALRRAASVYEHANDAIVITDARGQIIDVNAALCRLTGYAREELLGQNPRFWSSGRHDAAFYRKMWLALREHGLWRGEIWNRRKSGEVYPCLLTISPVPDASGRLQGYAGISTDLSTLREQERQVERLSQYDALTGLPNRRLLADRLLIAMGQATQHQHQVAVVYLDLDGFKAFNDQLGHEAGDQLLIALGHGLQSALRPGDTLARLGGDEFVAVLPDLCSALDCLPVLEALLAAAASPSGALPAHDLRL; this comes from the coding sequence TTGCCTGACGGCGAAGCGGAGCGCCTGCGCGCCCTGCGCGCGCTGGGGGTGCTCGACAGCGCCGCCGAAGAGCGCTTCGACCGCATCACCCGGCTGGCGCGGGCCTTGTTCGATGTGCCGATCGCTTTGATTTCCTTGGTGGACGCCGAGCGTCAGTGGTTCAAGTCGCGTCTGGGGGTGGAGGCCACCGAAACCGAGCGCGCCGTCTCTTTTTGCGGCCACGCCATTTTGGAGTCGGGCATTTTCGAAATCCCCGACACCCTGCAAGACCCGCGCTTCGCCCACAACCCCATGGTCACCGGCGAGCCGCACATCCGCTACTACGCCGGCGCCCCTTTGGTGGTCGATGGCGGCGACACCGTGGGCATGCTGTGCATCCAAGACCGACGCCCGCGCCTGCTCAGCCCCGCGCAGCGCACCGCCTTGCGCGATTTGGCCGACTGCGCACAAGCCGAGCTGCAGGCCCAGCGGCGCCAGCTGACGCAGAGTGACGATCTGCCCTTGCACCTGCTCGACCCGACCGAGCGCCGCAGCGGTTTTGCGGCCGTGCTCGAGCGCTTGCTGGCGCTCAGCGCCAGCGCCTACGGCTTCATCGGCGAGGTGCTGCACGCCGCTGACGGCCAGCCCAATCTCAAAACCTACGCCATCACCGACATCGCTTGGGACGCAGCCAGCAAGGCCCATTTTGCCGCCATGGCCCCCAAGGGCCTGGAGTTCACCAACTTGCGCACGCTCTTTGGCGCCGCCCTCACCAGCGGCGAACCGGTGTTTTCCAACCAGCCCGTCACCGACCCGCGCCGCGGCGGGCTGCCGCCCGGGTACCCGGCGCTCGACGCCTTCGTGGGCATCCCGCTGCATCACGGCGGCCATCTAGTGGGCTTGGTCGGCCTGGCCAACCGCCCGGGCGGCTACGCCCCGGCCTTGCTCGATTTTCTGCACCCACTGCTCGAGCGCATCGGGCTGTGGATCGCCGCCAGCCGCAACGCCGAGCAGCTGCGCGCCAGCCAAGAGCGCTTGGCCAACCTCGAGCGCGTGGCACACATCGGCTGCTGGACCCTCGATCTGCAAAGCGGCCGCCTGGTGTGGAGTGACGAGCTCTACCGCCTGTTTGGCCTCGAGCCAGGCGTTTTTGCCGCCACCTACCCGGCTTTTCTGGAGCTCGTCCACCCCGAAGACCGCGCCGCCGTCGAAACCGCCTACAACGCTTCCTTGCAACCGGGCCACGCTGGCTACGAGATCGTGCACCGCATCGTGCGCCGCAGCGACGGCGCCATCCGCCACATTCACGAACAAATCCAGCACCGGCGCAATGAGGCTGGGGCGGTGATCGAGTCCTTCGGCACCGCCCAAGACGTGACCGAGCGCGAGTTGGCGGCGCAAGCCCTGCGCCGCGCCGCCAGCGTGTACGAACACGCCAACGACGCCATCGTCATCACCGACGCCCGTGGCCAGATCATCGACGTCAATGCCGCCTTGTGCCGCCTCACCGGCTACGCTCGCGAGGAACTGCTGGGCCAGAACCCGCGCTTTTGGTCCTCGGGCCGCCACGACGCCGCGTTTTACCGCAAGATGTGGCTGGCGCTGCGCGAGCACGGGTTGTGGCGCGGGGAAATCTGGAACCGGCGCAAATCTGGCGAGGTCTATCCCTGCCTGCTCACCATCAGCCCGGTGCCCGACGCCAGCGGGCGCTTGCAGGGCTACGCCGGCATCTCGACCGACCTGAGCACGCTGCGCGAGCAGGAGCGCCAGGTAGAGCGCCTGAGCCAGTACGACGCCCTGACCGGTCTGCCCAACCGCCGCCTGCTGGCCGACCGCTTGCTGATCGCCATGGGCCAGGCCACGCAACACCAGCACCAAGTGGCGGTGGTCTATCTGGACCTGGACGGCTTCAAGGCCTTCAACGACCAGCTCGGCCACGAGGCCGGCGACCAGTTGCTGATCGCGCTCGGGCACGGCCTGCAAAGCGCCCTGCGCCCGGGCGATACGCTGGCGCGCTTGGGTGGCGATGAATTCGTCGCCGTGCTGCCCGACCTGTGCAGCGCCTTGGACTGCCTGCCCGTGCTCGAGGCCTTGCTGGCGGCGGCCGCCAGCCCGAGCGGCGCTTTGCCCGCGCACGACTTGCGCTTGTGA
- a CDS encoding putative bifunctional diguanylate cyclase/phosphodiesterase: MSASIGVSFYPQADPVDADQLLRQADQAMFQAKQSGKNRYHFFDAEGDRGVRSRHAEIERIAQGLKNHEFVLFYQPKVNMHSGAVIGVEALIRWQHPQHGLLGPGAFLPALEQQALMVDLGDWVLEQALQQLAQWNCTGLHLPVSVNVNAMQLAQPDFVPKLRAALARHPELPPDQLELEVLETSALGDLSSVSALLHQCRELGVHTSLDDFGTGYSSLTYLKHLPIQVLKIDQSFVRSMLDDATDIAILQGVLSLAQALGRLVIAEGVETSAHAQMLLRLGCLHGQGYAIARPMPAAQIPDWVAQWRPDPAWVATIAAPSAPSSSRIHPTASSRSDSR, translated from the coding sequence GTGAGCGCCAGCATAGGCGTAAGCTTTTATCCCCAAGCCGACCCGGTGGACGCCGACCAGTTGCTTCGCCAAGCCGACCAGGCCATGTTCCAGGCCAAGCAAAGTGGCAAAAACCGCTACCACTTCTTCGACGCCGAGGGCGACCGCGGCGTGCGCAGCCGCCACGCCGAAATCGAGCGCATCGCACAGGGCCTCAAAAACCACGAGTTCGTGCTGTTTTATCAGCCCAAAGTGAACATGCACAGCGGGGCCGTGATCGGGGTCGAGGCCCTGATCCGCTGGCAGCACCCGCAGCATGGCCTGCTGGGCCCGGGGGCCTTTTTGCCCGCGCTGGAACAGCAGGCGCTGATGGTGGACCTGGGCGACTGGGTGCTCGAACAGGCCTTGCAACAGCTGGCCCAGTGGAACTGCACCGGGCTGCACCTGCCGGTGAGCGTCAACGTGAACGCCATGCAGTTGGCGCAACCCGATTTCGTGCCCAAACTGCGCGCCGCGCTGGCCCGCCACCCCGAGCTGCCGCCCGATCAGCTGGAGCTCGAAGTGCTCGAAACCAGCGCGCTGGGCGATTTGAGCTCGGTTTCGGCCCTGCTGCACCAATGCCGCGAGCTGGGCGTGCACACCTCGCTGGACGACTTTGGCACCGGCTACTCCTCGCTCACCTACCTCAAGCACCTGCCGATTCAGGTGCTCAAAATCGACCAGAGCTTTGTGCGCAGCATGCTCGACGACGCCACCGACATCGCCATTTTGCAGGGCGTGCTCAGCTTGGCGCAGGCGCTGGGTCGGCTGGTGATCGCCGAAGGGGTGGAAACCTCGGCCCACGCCCAGATGCTGCTGCGCCTGGGTTGTCTGCACGGCCAGGGCTACGCCATCGCCCGGCCGATGCCGGCGGCGCAAATCCCCGACTGGGTGGCGCAGTGGCGACCCGACCCGGCTTGGGTGGCGACCATCGCAGCCCCCAGCGCCCCCTCCTCAAGCCGCATCCACCCCACCGCCAGCAGCCGCTCCGACTCCCGGTGA